CGCCGACTAACCTGACAGACGGCGGGAAACATAGCCAATGCAAATGCCGGGTAGGGATTTACCCTACCCGGCATTTTGCTGTTTCAATCACCGAACCCCACCCTGTTCGCGCGCCGGTCGCGTGCCGTTCTGCCGCTGTACACATCCGATGGGTAGAGTGACTTCGAAACGATGCGAGAGAGGCGGACATATGGCGAACGGCGCACAGAACGCAAGCGGCACACCGGCACCGGCGGCAAGCCATTCCGGCGGCCACGTCGTATCCGCGCGCGCCACGACCATCGGCCTGATGGCAATCCTGCTGTGGAGCTTCATGGCCGGCACCGTGCGCATCGTCTCCGAAAACTTCGGCGCCACGCTTGGCTCGGCCCTGATCTACACGGTCGGCGGCATCCTGCTGCTGATGTTCCGGCGCCCGGCCCCGATTCGCGAGTTCCCCAAGAAATACCTGATTATCGGCGGCCTGTTGTTCGTATTTTACGAATCGTCGATATCCCTCTCGCTGGGTCTGGCCTCTACCGACGCATCCTCGGTGGAAGTGAGCCTGGTCAACTATCTGTGGCCCACGATGATGGTGCTGCTGTCGGCGGGCGTATCCCATCGCAAGCACGCGGTCGTCAAGGTGCTGCCGGGCGCGATCGTGGCCACTGCCGGCGTGGTGTTGGCGGTCGGCGGTAATTCCGGGCTCGACTGGCATGCGGCCGTGCAGCATATCGCCGCCAACCCTTTGCCCTATGCGCTGGCGTTCGTGGGCGCGCTCGCTTGGTCGGTGTACGCGGTGTTCACGCCAGCCATGAGTCATGGGGTGGACGGCACTTCATTGTTCTTCCCCTGCGTGGCCGTGGCGTTGTGGATTATCCACTTCGCGTCCGGGCAGGGGTGGCCGGCCGAGCCGCCGAGTCTGGTCGCATGGCTGTTTGTGTTGATTGCCGCGGCGGCGATTGGCGGTGGTTATGCCTGCTGGGGCTATGGCATTCTGCACGGGTCTATGGAGCGGCTGGCTATTGCGTCCTATGCCACGCCGGTGCTGTCCACCGGGGCCAGTGCGGTGTTGCTGGGTTTAGCGCTGTCGCTGCCGTTTTGGTGTGGCGCGCTGCTGGTGGCCGTCGGATCGGTGCTTAATTACTTGGTCAGTGCGCGCAAATAGCGGGGTGGCTTTGCTCATGGGGCGGTAATAATCCCATGGGGCGGTAAAACCCTCATGGGGCGGTATCCCAAAATGGCTTTATTCTGCCGTTTCACAATTTCTTCAAACCGCCCCATGGGCCTTTTACCGCCCCATGGATAAATTACCGCCCGATGGGCAGCAGCAACTTACTCGCCGCGACGCTCGGACGGGCGGCGAATCGGGTCAAGCAGCGTATTCGGATCGGAGATGCCGAACATGCTGCGCCCGCCGGTGGATTCAGGGTGCTTGGCGAGAACGGCCAGCGAAATCGCCCCCGGAATCATAATGATCACCAAAAGGGCCGCCAATCCCCAGTTCACGAAGAATCCGAGCCCCAGTACGATGGCCACCACAACCACCACCGTGACGATAATCGTCAACAGTGCTCGACGTGGGTTGGTTTCCCTGGCCCAAGAGGTGCTGGCTGCGGGCTTTGCTGTTGAACTGGCCGCGGCGTTTGTGGCTGTTGTGCCATCAGCCGTGACGGTCGTGGGCCTTGCCGCCGCGCTCGTCGCGGGGCCAGTAGGGGCGTCAGACACGTTATCGGCGGCATTGCCGGTCGCTGCTGGACGTTGTTCGTTTGCGTGAGTCATATCCACCAGCATATTCCCTGCTTCCGGCTGAAGCTGGGACAAGCCTGCGCGCCGCTAATCCAGCGCCGACACTGGCCTTGAACTGCGGGCGCCAGACCGGATGTGAACAGGCGCTGAACGGAGTCTGGGGAAACCATGAGAACTCGCGACAATTTTTGTGAAATTGGGTGACGCTCTATGAATCGCGCGCTAGTGTTGCGTGAGCTTACAAGGCGAGGAGCCTGGAGCGCGGGGGTGAAGGATGAAGAACTCCGTTTGGAAAACGTTCATGGAATTGTCTCTGGTCCGCGGAATCGTGCCGCGGACCGTGTTCGGACTGACCGCGATCGCGGCAATCATACTGATTATTGGGCTGGCATTGAGCAAGAGCAAGAAGCGCGGCCGCCTGCACCCGCTGATTGTCTCGCTGATTGCCGCCGTGCTCGCCGGCGCGGCTGGACTGCTGGTTGCATGGCTGGTGTCCGACGTGTTTATGGTGTTCGGCGTATCGCTGGGCTGGCCGGTGATCTTCACCATCGCGGGCGGCATCGCCGGCGTCGGCTTCGTGATCGCCGCAGCCGTGACCCTGCGCGGGGTCCGCCGTGCGCTGGCCGTCGTGCTGGTGCCGCTGGTGCTGCTGTCCACCGCGCTCGGCGTGGACTCGATTTACGGCGAATACCAGACCATCGGCACCCTCGTCGGCTACACGCCGTACGCCTCGCTCGGCTCAATCGAGGTACACAAGGCCGCGATGAGTGTCAGCGACTGGCATAGCAAGGCGCGGAAGGGCAGCCTGCCGTCCATGCCCAGCCAAGGCAAGGTGCTCACCGTCGACATTCCGAACGCCAAATCCAACTTCACGGCCCGCAAGGCGATGATCTACCTGCCGCCCGCCGCGCTGTCCGACCGTCCGCCGGCCTTGCCGGTGATGGAGCTGTTGGCCGGGCAGCCCGGTAGC
This DNA window, taken from Bifidobacterium longum subsp. longum JCM 1217, encodes the following:
- a CDS encoding alpha/beta hydrolase, whose translation is MKNSVWKTFMELSLVRGIVPRTVFGLTAIAAIILIIGLALSKSKKRGRLHPLIVSLIAAVLAGAAGLLVAWLVSDVFMVFGVSLGWPVIFTIAGGIAGVGFVIAAAVTLRGVRRALAVVLVPLVLLSTALGVDSIYGEYQTIGTLVGYTPYASLGSIEVHKAAMSVSDWHSKARKGSLPSMPSQGKVLTVDIPNAKSNFTARKAMIYLPPAALSDRPPALPVMELLAGQPGSPSRLIDAGNIAATMNAYAAKHDGLAPIVLVPDQNGEATHNSLCADTTQGNAETYLTTDVVNWAKKMLPVAKSARMWAMGGFSQGGTCTTQLVPRHPEIYGAMLPVDGELKPTNGSVGKMVQEYFAGDRKAYDEQVPVNAIASSGTSEQALFTGAGERDKESISNMRTIAAAARKAGMEVTELIVPGAGHDWHAVQAVWRPGLDWFGERTGLGEMAKSLKEYPQVEVLQ
- the yddG gene encoding aromatic amino acid DMT transporter YddG; translated protein: MANGAQNASGTPAPAASHSGGHVVSARATTIGLMAILLWSFMAGTVRIVSENFGATLGSALIYTVGGILLLMFRRPAPIREFPKKYLIIGGLLFVFYESSISLSLGLASTDASSVEVSLVNYLWPTMMVLLSAGVSHRKHAVVKVLPGAIVATAGVVLAVGGNSGLDWHAAVQHIAANPLPYALAFVGALAWSVYAVFTPAMSHGVDGTSLFFPCVAVALWIIHFASGQGWPAEPPSLVAWLFVLIAAAAIGGGYACWGYGILHGSMERLAIASYATPVLSTGASAVLLGLALSLPFWCGALLVAVGSVLNYLVSARK